From one Eucalyptus grandis isolate ANBG69807.140 chromosome 9, ASM1654582v1, whole genome shotgun sequence genomic stretch:
- the LOC104419638 gene encoding heavy metal-associated isoprenylated plant protein 27: protein MGFLDYIADVCYVPPRSDSKKFKKRKQLQTVEIKIKMDCEGCVRRVRKSVEGMKGVTQVEVEPKQNKLTVIGYVDPGKVLRRVRHRTGKVCDFWPYVPYDIVDHPYAPGAYDKKAPPGYVRNVFQDPQTSALARASSTEVKYTTAFSDDNPYACTVM, encoded by the exons ATGGGGTTCTTGGATTACATCGCCGACGTTTGCTACGTGCCGCCACGCAGCGACAGCAAGAAGTTCAAGAAGCGCAAGCAGCTCCAG ACGGTGGAGATAAAGATAAAGATGGACTGCGAGGGGTGCGTGCGGAGGGTGCGGAAGTCCGTGGAGGGCATGAAGGGGGTGACCCAGGTGGAGGTCGAGCCCAAGCAGAACAAGCTGACCGTGATCGGGTACGTCGACCCTGGGAAGGTGCTCCGCCGGGTCCGGCACCGCACCGGCAAGGTCTGCGACTTCTGGCCCTACGTGCCCTACGACATCGTGGACCACCCCTACGCCCCGGGGGCCTATGACAAGAAGGCGCCCCCCGGGTACGTCCGGAACGTGTTCCAGGACCCGCAGACCTCAGCCCTCGCCCGCGCCAGCTCCACCGAGGTCAAGTACACCACTGCCTTCAGCGACGACAACCCGTACGCCTGCACGGTCATGTAG